CCACCCACTTATCACCGGCTTCCTGCTGGCGGCATTGCTGGCGGCGATCATGTCGACGATTTCCTCACAGCTGCTGGTGGCGTCGTCCTCACTGACCGAGGATTTCTACAAGCTGTTCCTGCGCAAGGAGGCATCGGAGCGAGAGAGCGTGAACGTGGGTCGGATCTGCGTGGCGCTGGTGGCGCTGGTGGCGATCGTCATCGCGTCCGATCCCGACAGCCAGGTGCTCGGCCTCGTCGCCAATGCCTGGGCGGGCTTCGGCGCGGCGTTCGGGCCGCTCATCATCCTGTCGCTGACGTGGAAGAAGATGACGGGTGCGGGCGCGCTTGCGGGCCTCGTGACCGGCGCGGCAGTCGTGATGGCGTGGATCGCGCTCGACGTCGGCATCATCTACGAGATGGTGCCGGGGTTCATCGCGGCATGGGCGGCGATCTGGCTTGTCAGCAAGGCGACTTGGGCAGACAATGAGCGCGAGGCCGTCGCCGCCTAGCGATCGGCGAGGGCGAACAGAGGGAGAAGCATGATGGGCTATGCAAGGATGACGATTGCGGGCGCGGCGATGATGGCGGGCGCGGCGGCACTGCCGGCACCGGCGGCGGCGCAGGAAGCCTTTATCGGCGAGGTACGGACCGTCGGGTTCAACTGGTGCCCGCGCGGCTGGGCGCGGATGGACGGGCAATTGTTGCCGATCAACCAGAACCAGGCGCTCTTCTCGCTGCTCGGCACGACCTATGGCGGCGACGGGCGCACGACCTTCGCGCTGCCCGACATGCGCGGGCGGGTCGCGCTGCACCAGGGCAATGGCCCGGGGCTGCAGAACCGTCCGATCGGACAGACCGGCGGGCTCGAGGAGACGATCCGTCCCGGCGTGCCGGTGCGCGAGGGGCGCGAGCGACCCAATCGCCCTGCCCAGAGCGAGGAAGCGGCGAGCCCCGAGGCGATGAACAACATGCCGCCCTATGTGGTGCTCAACTGGTGCATCGCGCTGCAGGGCATCTATCCGTCGCGTAGCTAGGCGACGGCGCGCCCCACCACCACCCCACCAGGAGAGACTTTCGTGAAAACCCGTGCCGCCGTGGCCTTTGCCGAAAAACAGCCGCTCGAAGTGGTCGAGCTCGATCTCGAGGGACCCAAGCAAGGCGAGGTCCTCGTCGAGATCATGGCGACGGGCATTTGCCACACCGACGCC
The nucleotide sequence above comes from Sphingomicrobium arenosum. Encoded proteins:
- a CDS encoding phage tail protein; its protein translation is MMGYARMTIAGAAMMAGAAALPAPAAAQEAFIGEVRTVGFNWCPRGWARMDGQLLPINQNQALFSLLGTTYGGDGRTTFALPDMRGRVALHQGNGPGLQNRPIGQTGGLEETIRPGVPVREGRERPNRPAQSEEAASPEAMNNMPPYVVLNWCIALQGIYPSRS